A region of Lacinutrix sp. Hel_I_90 DNA encodes the following proteins:
- a CDS encoding FAD-dependent oxidoreductase, whose translation MSFLSFQPQQQPSKILRKKAGTARKAFSEWLLETYGGDYEKSINAQRARKNATNLKASITSKAVEQPLVGIVGGGFAGLYAGLILQSLGIEFEIFESSNRVGGRIDTWYSTKYDANTKDTAGLYGEVGGMRIPQFSEDMLPVQQLALSVNAVLERNDLKDKTLTWRKFYYNSPVQRLRYNNMEAPILAENAALNSLNFGTNTGGDIPMVWVTEVQPATGEAYLPINKILDKVNAPFITAINKSFSEGFKLLMKYDNYSMWAYLTNVFTLGDLGAYYNPEMGNKDEHLSYNVTSYLETLNVGTGMYSVSFVEMVLATYDWDGSKNSYDKTDENIYMVTMDKGMQHFPDACKAVLNLETGVLPSDGNRAQVLVGMLPGVNGGYGYSPENLTPAAKPPASVPPADPKKPIPGEKSHKKERVFMNHRVTGVKYDESLYHGHGGMTMSIKNDSKTIEKQYPYVISTLPNGAYLSGDLKTNFFDNLSFPKARAIRESNYMPSFKAFITFKTQFWATLGERQDQGLGVAVSDKSNRQIVYPSYGYDAKGGVLQIYCWAQDAERIGALSDEARVNECLKGIQYLYPEVDIYEHFAGYKPEETTKTWFWDNHANGGAFALFNPGQFKSLYPTLLTPEFNGSLQLAGECCSVHHGWIVGALDSAYNAVLNILKQNGAEEKLKQMEATWGSLSAPDVALHRRKLSRQVK comes from the coding sequence ATGAGTTTCCTGTCATTTCAGCCCCAACAACAACCGTCTAAAATACTAAGAAAAAAAGCAGGTACTGCCCGTAAAGCCTTTTCAGAGTGGTTACTAGAAACCTACGGAGGAGACTATGAAAAAAGTATTAATGCACAACGCGCTCGAAAAAATGCAACGAACCTTAAAGCTTCAATTACTTCTAAAGCAGTAGAACAACCGCTTGTTGGTATTGTTGGCGGCGGATTTGCAGGCTTATACGCCGGACTTATTTTGCAGTCTTTGGGTATTGAATTTGAAATCTTTGAAAGTTCAAATAGAGTTGGGGGTAGAATAGATACTTGGTATTCTACGAAATACGATGCCAATACCAAAGATACAGCTGGTTTGTATGGCGAGGTAGGTGGTATGCGTATTCCGCAGTTTTCAGAAGACATGCTTCCTGTACAACAATTAGCCTTATCGGTAAATGCTGTTCTAGAACGGAATGATCTAAAAGATAAAACTCTTACTTGGCGAAAATTTTATTATAACTCTCCCGTGCAGCGCCTGCGTTATAATAATATGGAAGCGCCCATTCTTGCTGAAAATGCAGCTTTAAATTCTCTAAATTTTGGCACCAATACAGGAGGCGATATTCCCATGGTTTGGGTTACAGAAGTACAACCAGCTACAGGTGAAGCCTATTTGCCTATTAATAAAATACTGGATAAAGTCAATGCGCCTTTTATTACGGCGATTAATAAATCTTTTTCTGAAGGTTTTAAATTACTGATGAAGTACGATAACTATTCTATGTGGGCCTATTTAACCAATGTGTTTACACTAGGTGATTTAGGAGCGTATTACAACCCAGAAATGGGTAATAAAGATGAGCATTTGTCGTATAATGTTACCAGTTATTTAGAAACTTTAAATGTAGGCACAGGCATGTATTCGGTGTCTTTTGTAGAAATGGTGCTTGCGACGTATGATTGGGATGGAAGTAAGAATTCTTACGATAAAACAGACGAGAATATTTATATGGTGACGATGGATAAGGGCATGCAACATTTCCCAGACGCCTGTAAAGCCGTGTTAAACTTAGAGACTGGTGTACTCCCGTCTGATGGCAATCGCGCACAAGTACTCGTTGGCATGCTTCCGGGGGTTAATGGCGGTTATGGCTATTCGCCAGAAAACCTAACCCCAGCGGCCAAACCACCGGCTTCAGTACCACCAGCAGATCCCAAAAAGCCAATCCCCGGTGAGAAATCTCATAAAAAAGAACGGGTGTTTATGAATCATAGAGTAACAGGCGTTAAATATGATGAAAGCTTATATCATGGCCACGGCGGTATGACCATGAGCATTAAAAACGATTCAAAAACTATTGAAAAACAGTATCCCTATGTTATAAGCACCTTACCCAATGGGGCGTATTTGAGCGGCGATTTAAAAACTAATTTTTTCGATAACTTATCGTTTCCTAAAGCACGTGCCATTCGTGAATCTAATTATATGCCTTCTTTTAAAGCCTTTATTACGTTTAAAACCCAGTTTTGGGCAACTTTAGGTGAACGCCAAGATCAAGGTTTAGGCGTGGCGGTTTCAGATAAATCTAACCGACAAATTGTTTATCCGTCGTATGGCTATGATGCTAAAGGCGGTGTGTTACAAATTTATTGCTGGGCACAAGATGCAGAGCGCATTGGAGCCTTATCTGATGAAGCACGTGTAAACGAGTGTTTAAAAGGCATTCAATACCTCTATCCCGAAGTGGATATTTATGAGCATTTTGCAGGCTATAAGCCAGAAGAAACTACTAAAACATGGTTTTGGGACAATCATGCTAATGGTGGTGCCTTTGCCTTATTTAACCCTGGGCAATTTAAAAGTTTGTATCCTACCTTATTAACACCAGAATTTAATGGGTCTTTACAACTTGCAGGCGAATGTTGCTCTGTACATCACGGTTGGATTGTTGGCGCTTTAGACTCTGCCTACAATGCGGTTTTAAATATTTTAAAGCAAAATGGGGCAGAAGAGAAACTAAAACAAATGGAAGCCACTTGGGGAAGCCTTTCTGCGCCAGATGTGGCGCTTCATAGACGGAAATTAAGCCGACAAGTAAAATAG
- a CDS encoding LexA family transcriptional regulator — translation MSIIQKNIKFIRSDRGFSQGQFAEVLNWSKSQVGAYEEGRASPPIEKLIQLSDYSKIPVDILIRHDLKKSGSTSFIDIGNQRVLFPILVDSDNENLIEVVPVKATAGYLAGYDDPEYIEQLQKIKLPFLPTGKHRAFPIKGDSMLPMKDGAFVIGRFIEDRSDIKSGRTYVLVTLNDGMVYKRVLNNIGLDGSLLLVSDNKSYDAYSVPIDEVLELWEFTCSINTQEYNEEDLKLSSILTLFNELGVELKALEKMIK, via the coding sequence ATGTCAATCATTCAAAAAAATATCAAATTTATAAGAAGCGACCGCGGGTTTTCGCAAGGGCAGTTTGCAGAGGTGCTAAATTGGTCTAAATCGCAAGTGGGTGCTTATGAAGAAGGTAGAGCATCACCGCCCATTGAAAAATTGATCCAACTGTCTGATTATTCAAAAATCCCTGTTGATATTTTGATTCGGCACGATTTAAAAAAATCGGGCAGCACCTCTTTTATAGACATTGGAAACCAAAGAGTCTTGTTTCCTATTTTGGTTGATAGTGATAATGAAAATCTAATAGAAGTGGTGCCTGTTAAAGCAACCGCAGGCTATTTAGCGGGTTATGATGACCCCGAATACATAGAACAGCTTCAAAAAATAAAGTTACCCTTTTTACCTACAGGAAAACACAGAGCATTTCCTATTAAAGGCGATTCCATGTTACCCATGAAGGATGGCGCGTTTGTGATTGGTCGTTTTATTGAAGATCGAAGTGACATTAAAAGTGGGAGAACTTACGTTTTAGTAACTCTTAACGATGGGATGGTTTACAAACGGGTTTTAAATAACATTGGTTTAGATGGGTCTTTATTACTCGTATCAGACAACAAGAGCTATGACGCGTACAGTGTCCCTATCGACGAAGTGCTGGAACTTTGGGAGTTTACCTGCAGTATTAACACACAAGAATATAACGAAGAAGACTTAAAATTAAGTAGTATTCTGACACTGTTTAACGAGCTTGGTGTAGAATTGAAAGCTTTAGAGAAGATGATTAAGTAG